Proteins co-encoded in one Syntrophales bacterium genomic window:
- a CDS encoding acyl--CoA ligase codes for MILAPKEKIKEWTEKGVWGNKTLIDCFKENVAKAPDKICLVDPPNKETLVGLKPERLTYKELDRAVDATGEALLSKGIGKDDIVVVQLPNTWELAMLYLAITRAGALISPLPMQWRQTEINHVLRTTEAKAFITVETFNNFSHKKMIEELKPNFSNLKEILTLEEIREMSKGDVTGKLDKVPLDPNDIFTLCWSSGTEAEPKGCPLSHNNWIFQASFCYETAPIKPGDNVITAGPLVNMASVGTVFIEWLIGGGKFCLHHPFDGPTFVMQLMTEEINYTLLVPAIVNALLKHPKVDQFDLKKMRAITIGAAPPSLWSVQELRRRWGIEFANIWGQNEGTANVAGPYDIPDLEMRLDHFPHYGKKGSKWENISPLRKHIHMKILDPVTKKELTEEGAVGELWYKGPNVIPCYFRRPDLTEKSFDKDGFFNTGDLFQIKDNDCVGFFDRAKDIIIRGGFNISAQEVENMILAYPKVLDAAAVAMPDEMLGEKVCVYVVPKPGEQLTLEEIKTFMKEKGIAAYKIPERLEIITAIPRNPVGKILKGVLREDIKKKLGK; via the coding sequence ATGATTCTTGCACCAAAGGAGAAGATTAAAGAATGGACAGAAAAAGGTGTGTGGGGCAATAAAACACTCATCGATTGCTTCAAAGAAAATGTGGCCAAAGCACCCGACAAGATATGTCTCGTTGACCCACCGAATAAGGAAACACTCGTTGGTCTAAAACCAGAAAGGTTAACCTACAAGGAACTCGACAGGGCTGTGGACGCCACAGGTGAAGCCCTCCTGTCAAAAGGCATCGGCAAGGATGACATTGTAGTGGTGCAATTACCCAATACTTGGGAACTCGCCATGCTCTACCTTGCCATTACCCGGGCTGGAGCCCTAATATCACCCCTTCCTATGCAGTGGCGTCAGACGGAGATCAATCATGTGCTAAGAACGACAGAGGCCAAAGCGTTCATCACTGTGGAAACATTCAACAACTTCAGTCACAAAAAAATGATCGAGGAACTCAAACCTAACTTCTCAAATCTCAAAGAAATATTAACGCTGGAAGAGATTCGGGAGATGAGTAAAGGGGATGTAACAGGGAAACTAGATAAAGTACCCCTGGACCCCAACGATATCTTTACATTATGCTGGTCATCGGGTACAGAAGCAGAACCAAAGGGATGTCCCTTGAGCCACAACAACTGGATATTTCAGGCATCTTTCTGCTACGAAACAGCCCCTATAAAACCTGGTGATAATGTGATCACCGCAGGACCCCTTGTCAACATGGCTTCCGTAGGAACGGTGTTTATTGAATGGCTCATCGGGGGAGGGAAGTTCTGTCTCCATCATCCGTTTGACGGACCCACCTTTGTGATGCAGCTCATGACCGAGGAGATAAACTACACTCTCCTAGTTCCCGCAATTGTGAACGCTCTTCTAAAGCATCCCAAGGTTGATCAATTCGATTTAAAAAAGATGAGGGCCATAACTATCGGAGCGGCTCCACCATCTCTATGGTCTGTTCAGGAGCTCAGACGTCGCTGGGGCATTGAATTCGCCAATATATGGGGTCAGAATGAGGGTACAGCCAACGTTGCTGGGCCATATGACATACCTGACCTGGAGATGCGTCTGGACCACTTTCCCCATTATGGAAAGAAAGGCTCGAAATGGGAAAATATATCTCCACTTCGAAAACACATACATATGAAAATTTTGGATCCCGTCACCAAAAAGGAATTAACGGAAGAAGGAGCTGTGGGAGAACTCTGGTATAAAGGTCCAAACGTAATACCATGTTATTTCCGTAGGCCAGATCTAACTGAAAAATCTTTCGACAAAGACGGTTTCTTCAACACAGGTGACCTTTTCCAGATCAAAGACAACGATTGCGTGGGGTTCTTCGATCGGGCAAAAGACATCATCATCCGTGGTGGTTTCAACATAAGTGCCCAGGAAGTGGAGAATATGATTCTTGCTTACCCGAAAGTTCTGGATGCGGCAGCTGTAGCCATGCCAGATGAAATGCTCGGAGAAAAGGTGTGTGTTTATGTTGTTCCTAAACCGGGCGAGCAATTGACATTAGAGGAGATCAAAACCTTTATGAAAGAAAAAGGCATTGCGGCATACAAGATTCCCGAAAGATTGGAAATTATCACCGCAATCCCCAGAAACCCAGTGGGGAAGATTCTGAAAGGTGTTCTAAGAGAAGATATTAAGAAAAAACTAGGTAAATGA
- a CDS encoding thiolase family protein produces the protein MENKTDIVIVSAVRTPFSRFDTAMADIPSIDLAMIVMKEVINRVNVKTAEVDEVYYGSCVVAEFALETDIPARQATLLAGFPPELFSVTLDRACCSSLTTLRLGALSMKAGMANTVMSVGSENMPRTPHLAPGLRRGTRLGHIKLIDLLYELGYQAKGFKPVAVDAGEVALEYGVTREMQDEWALRSHERCLKAYEDGKIRVGEELTPVIIPQKKGGPIVIDRDEAPRKTSLEELSKLKTVYGSPTVTAGNAPPISAGSSAILLMTREQAEKRGLEPLATVVAVVSHAMEPRGIAIIPAYTIQKALATAGLTIDDMKLIEINEAFAAMPLVSTKILAGGDEKKWKELQERTNVNGGAIAIGHPVGASAGRITMTLAYELRRRGGGYGVAAICGGLAQGEAIILKV, from the coding sequence ATGGAAAACAAAACGGATATCGTGATTGTAAGCGCCGTTAGAACTCCATTCAGCAGGTTTGATACTGCTATGGCCGACATACCCAGTATTGATCTCGCCATGATCGTCATGAAAGAGGTTATAAACCGCGTGAACGTTAAAACCGCAGAAGTAGATGAGGTTTACTACGGAAGCTGTGTAGTAGCCGAATTTGCCCTGGAAACTGATATACCCGCCAGACAGGCAACTTTGCTAGCCGGTTTTCCCCCGGAACTTTTCTCTGTAACACTAGATCGCGCCTGTTGTTCTTCTCTCACAACGTTAAGATTGGGTGCCTTATCAATGAAAGCCGGAATGGCAAACACGGTAATGTCCGTAGGTTCGGAAAACATGCCGCGCACACCACACCTCGCTCCTGGTCTAAGACGTGGAACGAGACTTGGACATATCAAGCTCATCGACCTCCTTTATGAACTGGGTTACCAGGCAAAGGGATTCAAACCAGTAGCCGTGGACGCCGGGGAAGTAGCTTTAGAATACGGGGTAACACGCGAAATGCAGGATGAATGGGCCCTAAGGAGCCACGAACGTTGCCTAAAAGCTTACGAAGATGGAAAGATAAGAGTTGGAGAAGAACTTACACCCGTTATCATTCCGCAGAAGAAAGGAGGTCCCATTGTTATTGACAGGGATGAAGCTCCTAGGAAAACTTCTCTCGAAGAACTCTCTAAGCTCAAAACAGTTTACGGTAGTCCGACGGTAACAGCTGGTAATGCCCCGCCCATCAGCGCCGGTTCCAGTGCCATTCTGCTCATGACAAGAGAACAGGCTGAGAAGAGAGGGCTAGAACCTCTAGCGACGGTGGTCGCGGTTGTTTCTCATGCCATGGAACCAAGGGGCATTGCCATTATCCCGGCATATACCATTCAGAAGGCACTCGCCACTGCTGGTCTTACAATCGACGATATGAAACTCATAGAAATCAACGAGGCGTTTGCTGCCATGCCGCTGGTCTCAACAAAAATCCTAGCGGGTGGAGACGAAAAAAAATGGAAAGAACTCCAGGAGAGAACGAACGTAAACGGGGGGGCCATCGCCATTGGGCACCCTGTCGGTGCAAGCGCGGGACGCATTACGATGACCCTCGCGTATGAGCTCAGACGCCGCGGCGGAGGTTATGGAGTTGCGGCCATTTGCGGCGGGCTTGCTCAGGGGGAAGCCATTATTCTTAAAGTTTAA
- a CDS encoding 3-hydroxyacyl-CoA dehydrogenase: MDFKQTVALVTGGASGLGEACVRRIAEAGGKAAILDLQQDKGEKLAAELGDQVIFANTDVTNEESVSSAIKQCLEAFGLINVVINCAGVGDPGKVLSKKGPMPLSFFNRVLQINLVGTFNVIRLAVEKMLTNTPNTEGERGVIINTASIAAFDGQIGQAAYSASKAGIVGMTLPIARECAEYGIRVVTIAPGVFDTPMLAALPEPAREALCRMVPFPPRLGRPDEYAMLCQHIIENPMLNGDTIRLDGALRMPAK; the protein is encoded by the coding sequence ATGGATTTCAAACAAACCGTGGCATTGGTCACAGGTGGAGCATCTGGATTAGGGGAGGCATGTGTACGTAGAATCGCTGAAGCGGGTGGCAAAGCAGCAATTCTCGATCTTCAACAGGATAAAGGTGAAAAACTGGCCGCTGAACTAGGAGATCAGGTCATTTTCGCTAACACAGACGTAACGAATGAGGAAAGTGTGAGCAGCGCAATCAAACAATGCCTAGAAGCTTTTGGTCTTATAAACGTAGTCATCAACTGCGCTGGTGTGGGTGACCCAGGAAAGGTCTTATCCAAGAAAGGCCCAATGCCCCTTTCTTTCTTTAACAGGGTACTACAGATAAATCTTGTGGGAACCTTCAACGTCATCAGGCTTGCCGTGGAGAAGATGTTGACCAATACTCCCAACACCGAGGGGGAAAGGGGAGTGATAATCAACACTGCATCCATCGCAGCCTTTGACGGACAGATTGGTCAAGCTGCCTACAGTGCCTCAAAAGCGGGCATCGTAGGTATGACGCTACCCATCGCGAGGGAATGCGCTGAGTATGGAATACGTGTGGTCACCATTGCGCCAGGGGTATTCGACACACCTATGCTAGCCGCTCTTCCAGAACCGGCCCGTGAAGCCTTGTGTAGAATGGTTCCTTTCCCTCCTCGCCTGGGTCGTCCAGACGAATATGCCATGCTCTGCCAGCATATAATAGAGAATCCCATGCTGAACGGTGATACTATCCGCCTCGATGGTGCATTAAGAATGCCCGCAAAATGA
- a CDS encoding TetR/AcrR family transcriptional regulator — MGTRERRQKERLARIKQIRESAAATFNEKGFEAATMEEIAKRAEISKATIYIYFKSKEDLYYALIEPSLNKLSQNLIRISESSDNPETKIIKAMEATYAFYEQDPDAYHLVARYKAAEFSKLLSPEKLSHLKNLMRSNLKQVEKAICEGMEKGIFREVDPKVVSIIIWNTFMGVIQFQENRMMPGKSDYRKSTLYAAMEIILRGIRKGL, encoded by the coding sequence ATGGGTACAAGAGAACGCAGGCAAAAGGAAAGACTCGCCCGGATTAAGCAAATCAGGGAAAGTGCAGCGGCGACCTTCAACGAAAAAGGTTTTGAAGCCGCAACAATGGAAGAGATAGCGAAACGGGCAGAGATTTCTAAGGCCACAATATACATTTATTTCAAAAGCAAAGAGGATCTCTACTACGCTCTCATTGAACCTTCGCTCAACAAACTTTCCCAGAATCTCATAAGAATTTCCGAAAGCAGTGATAATCCTGAAACTAAAATTATAAAGGCGATGGAAGCCACATACGCCTTTTATGAACAGGACCCAGACGCCTACCATCTGGTTGCAAGGTACAAAGCAGCGGAATTCTCCAAACTGCTATCTCCCGAAAAGCTTTCCCACCTGAAAAATCTCATGCGGTCCAATCTCAAACAGGTGGAGAAAGCTATATGTGAGGGTATGGAGAAAGGGATATTCAGAGAGGTAGACCCAAAAGTGGTATCCATCATTATCTGGAATACCTTCATGGGAGTGATACAGTTTCAGGAGAATCGTATGATGCCGGGAAAATCAGACTATCGGAAATCTACCCTCTATGCCGCAATGGAAATCATACTGAGGGGCATACGAAAAGGGTTATAA
- a CDS encoding 3-keto-5-aminohexanoate cleavage protein — protein MKEKAIITAAITGSIHTPTMSPYLPITPKQIADEAVRAYEAGAAVCHIHARNPENGMPVPDTNLIREIITEIKSRCNIVICITTGGGLGMTVEQRVAPVTLFKPELASFNAGSINFALFHAIPRFSGWKYDWETKYLAMSEDFIFPNTFKTMREYCAIFNENGTKPEFEIYDAGMVNNVAFLIEAGHVKKPVYIQFVMGVLGGITASPENLMFLVDYAKRLIGDFEFSVCVAGRAQFPICTQSLLLGGNCRVGLEDNLYLEKGRLAKSNAEQVEKIIRIARELGIEPATPDEARKILGLKGIENVNF, from the coding sequence ATGAAAGAGAAGGCCATTATTACAGCGGCAATTACGGGGAGCATTCATACGCCAACCATGTCACCTTATTTACCCATCACGCCTAAACAGATTGCTGATGAGGCGGTGAGGGCCTATGAGGCAGGGGCGGCAGTGTGTCACATCCACGCCCGTAATCCGGAAAATGGAATGCCTGTCCCGGACACAAACCTCATAAGGGAAATAATTACGGAGATCAAGAGTAGGTGCAACATCGTCATCTGCATTACAACAGGTGGGGGTTTGGGCATGACCGTGGAACAGAGAGTAGCGCCTGTAACACTGTTCAAACCGGAACTTGCCTCTTTTAACGCAGGGTCCATCAACTTCGCTCTATTCCATGCCATACCCCGCTTCAGCGGCTGGAAGTACGATTGGGAAACGAAATATCTGGCCATGAGTGAGGACTTCATTTTCCCAAACACCTTCAAAACCATGAGGGAGTACTGTGCCATCTTCAACGAAAATGGAACAAAACCGGAATTTGAAATATACGATGCGGGAATGGTGAACAATGTAGCTTTTCTCATTGAAGCAGGTCATGTGAAGAAACCTGTATACATCCAGTTTGTTATGGGCGTTCTGGGAGGCATAACAGCCAGTCCAGAGAACCTCATGTTCCTTGTGGATTACGCGAAAAGGCTCATAGGTGATTTTGAGTTCTCCGTGTGCGTTGCCGGAAGGGCACAGTTTCCCATCTGCACTCAGTCTCTTCTCCTAGGTGGAAATTGCCGTGTGGGACTAGAGGACAACCTCTACCTAGAAAAAGGACGCCTCGCAAAAAGCAACGCCGAACAGGTGGAGAAAATAATCCGCATAGCCCGAGAACTGGGGATAGAACCAGCAACACCTGACGAAGCTAGAAAAATCCTCGGATTGAAAGGGATAGAAAATGTGAATTTCTGA
- a CDS encoding 3-hydroxyacyl-CoA dehydrogenase NAD-binding domain-containing protein has product MEIKNVSIVGLGTLGTQISVQCAAYGYNVKGYDTVSDSFSKTLEKIRATMKTTGKGPTVPIDAWEKAAASVKVITDMEECLKDADLVIEAVPEVLELKREVFTKMDKLAPKHAILATNSSSIPISRIESATNRPERCLNMHFYQPAVGFILCDIMGGTKTLPEIIETARQFIRSLDLIPLKVNKEILGFCFNSVWRAIKKHVLFLACNGYVDFRDIDRAWMVFTGMPYGPFALMDMVGLDVVYDIEMSYYNESKDPRDIPPPSFKEMIDRNELGVKTGKGFYTYPNPEWARPDFLKG; this is encoded by the coding sequence ATGGAGATCAAAAACGTAAGTATCGTCGGTTTGGGTACACTGGGAACACAGATCTCCGTTCAATGCGCTGCCTACGGATACAATGTGAAAGGATATGACACTGTCTCGGATAGTTTTTCAAAAACACTGGAGAAGATAAGAGCCACAATGAAAACCACAGGAAAAGGACCCACCGTCCCCATAGATGCGTGGGAGAAAGCTGCAGCAAGTGTGAAGGTAATCACTGACATGGAGGAATGTCTGAAAGATGCAGATCTCGTTATCGAAGCCGTCCCTGAGGTGTTGGAACTGAAAAGGGAAGTCTTCACAAAAATGGACAAGTTGGCACCGAAACATGCCATCCTCGCCACGAACAGTTCCTCAATACCTATCTCCCGCATAGAGAGCGCAACGAATCGACCGGAACGTTGTCTTAACATGCACTTCTATCAACCTGCCGTGGGCTTCATACTCTGTGACATCATGGGGGGAACTAAAACACTACCAGAAATAATAGAAACGGCAAGGCAGTTTATCCGTTCCTTGGACCTCATTCCCCTAAAGGTCAACAAGGAAATCCTAGGTTTCTGTTTTAACAGCGTGTGGAGGGCAATAAAAAAACACGTACTTTTCCTTGCGTGCAACGGCTACGTGGACTTCCGAGATATCGACCGTGCATGGATGGTGTTTACCGGAATGCCGTACGGTCCTTTTGCATTAATGGACATGGTGGGATTGGATGTGGTATACGATATTGAAATGTCGTACTACAATGAATCTAAAGACCCGCGAGACATACCCCCACCCTCTTTCAAAGAGATGATTGATCGTAATGAATTGGGAGTAAAGACGGGGAAGGGATTCTACACATACCCCAATCCAGAATGGGCACGACCAGATTTCCTGAAAGGATAA
- a CDS encoding 3-hydroxyacyl-CoA dehydrogenase family protein has translation MTLKTIEKIAVLGGGLIGSGWATNFLWKGYPVNIYDISDEALDMARKRISTNFDYLVSKGIITEEQARVSKGLARYTTDLSEAVKDADFIQEAAPERYEIKQQLLREVDQFASPNTVFASSTSGLLITRIAEGSAYPQRCLGAHPYNPPYLIPLVEISKGERTAQEYIDHAYNFYRALGKEPIVLQKEAVGFIANRLSMALYREAVDLVWRGVCSVADVDRAVTFGPGLRLALMGPNLIYHLGGGQQGIKGILQHIGPTVESWWEDMADWKRWPPGWLEIAQEGVLKEISERSPEQGRTIEEIARWRDDGLIMLLKFHGKI, from the coding sequence ATGACACTGAAAACCATCGAGAAAATCGCCGTGCTGGGCGGTGGTCTAATCGGATCAGGGTGGGCAACGAATTTCCTTTGGAAAGGCTACCCCGTAAACATATACGACATCTCGGATGAAGCTCTGGATATGGCCCGCAAACGTATTTCTACAAACTTTGACTACCTTGTCTCTAAAGGCATCATCACCGAAGAGCAGGCTAGAGTATCCAAAGGGCTCGCCCGATACACAACAGATCTATCTGAAGCAGTGAAAGATGCGGATTTCATCCAGGAAGCAGCCCCGGAAAGATACGAAATAAAACAGCAATTACTTAGAGAAGTCGATCAATTCGCATCTCCAAATACAGTTTTTGCGAGCAGCACATCCGGTTTGCTGATAACACGTATTGCTGAGGGGTCAGCCTATCCGCAGAGGTGTCTAGGTGCCCATCCTTACAACCCCCCTTATCTCATACCCCTTGTAGAAATAAGTAAGGGCGAAAGAACAGCACAGGAATACATTGACCATGCGTACAATTTTTACCGCGCTCTGGGCAAGGAGCCCATTGTACTTCAGAAGGAAGCCGTGGGATTCATTGCGAATCGTTTGTCCATGGCCCTTTACAGAGAAGCAGTGGATCTTGTATGGAGGGGTGTATGTTCTGTAGCAGACGTGGACAGAGCTGTTACCTTCGGTCCCGGACTTCGGCTCGCTCTCATGGGGCCCAATCTCATTTACCATCTTGGAGGAGGTCAACAGGGCATCAAGGGTATACTTCAGCACATAGGTCCCACCGTGGAATCATGGTGGGAGGACATGGCAGACTGGAAAAGATGGCCTCCCGGATGGTTGGAAATCGCACAGGAAGGTGTATTGAAGGAAATAAGCGAACGTTCCCCTGAGCAAGGCCGTACAATCGAGGAAATCGCGAGATGGCGAGACGATGGACTGATAATGCTCCTAAAATTTCACGGGAAAATTTGA
- a CDS encoding response regulator transcription factor, whose protein sequence is MKKINILVADDHAIVRDGLKQVIDAEPDLQVIGEAEDGYEALEKTKSLKPDVIVVDIAMPVLNGLELIGLVRSAVPTVKIVIFTMYGKESFVYQALARGALGYVLKASPRTDIIEAIRAAHRGEYFLSSKIKSEVIGQYLRQHDKPPTPHGYNLLSEREQQVFRLVVEGNTTSQIASILCVSPKTVEKHRLSMMNKLGIHDRLELLKYAIKIGVVDPELWNE, encoded by the coding sequence ATGAAAAAAATAAACATTCTTGTGGCCGATGATCATGCCATAGTTCGAGACGGACTTAAACAGGTAATCGACGCGGAACCTGACCTTCAAGTTATAGGTGAAGCTGAAGATGGATACGAAGCCCTGGAAAAGACAAAAAGTCTAAAACCTGATGTAATAGTTGTGGATATTGCCATGCCCGTGCTAAACGGCCTGGAACTCATAGGGCTGGTACGCAGTGCCGTTCCGACGGTTAAAATAGTAATATTCACCATGTACGGCAAAGAGAGTTTTGTATACCAGGCACTTGCGCGGGGTGCCTTAGGATACGTGCTGAAAGCCTCACCTAGAACAGACATAATTGAGGCAATACGCGCCGCGCATAGAGGAGAATACTTCCTCAGCTCAAAGATAAAGTCTGAAGTAATAGGACAGTATCTGCGTCAGCACGATAAACCGCCGACTCCGCACGGTTACAACCTCCTATCCGAGAGGGAACAGCAGGTATTCCGACTTGTAGTGGAGGGCAATACCACAAGCCAGATTGCTTCCATACTATGCGTAAGTCCAAAAACGGTAGAAAAACACAGATTGTCCATGATGAACAAACTGGGCATTCACGACCGCTTGGAACTACTGAAATACGCCATCAAAATAGGCGTCGTTGATCCCGAGCTCTGGAATGAATGA
- a CDS encoding PAS domain S-box protein, with amino-acid sequence MKESSGFGESKSPRISIEKSKRYRHLFEHSPIMILITDRNGIILDINRAGVDMLGYANTEEVIGLNARDYIFVNPEDRVVFQQLIERKGYVKEFETQMRKRNGSIIDISITALIRRNKRGYAAQQEYFVIDITDKKRIQRILQESEEKHRTVLENSLVGICFHQNGLFQYLNRRLVTMLGYNSAEELVGKPFWELIHPDDRETVKKRGIQRQKKQFQPQQYAFRALRKDGSVMWAELWASPATFRGHPAVVVFVADISERLRAEEEIRHLYRRLIEVSEEEKKKLAADLHDELGQNLTSLHFGLEVLEMSLPEEELIQRERCRTLIKQVEKMAEHIRKKISILRPDVIDHLGLIPAMEWYIQDYTRDRQGLNVSFEAIGFKRRPPLQTEIVLYRVFQECMTNIAKHARATEVKILLVFNYPSIILSIRDNGVGYNPENLHNERGKPRGVGILSMRERVSSVGGSLSITSAPGKGTSVRVEIPIGD; translated from the coding sequence ATGAAAGAATCCAGTGGTTTCGGGGAAAGTAAATCCCCCAGAATCTCAATTGAGAAAAGCAAGAGATACCGCCATCTATTTGAGCACTCCCCAATCATGATACTCATCACGGATAGAAACGGAATTATTCTGGACATCAACAGAGCGGGAGTAGACATGCTTGGTTATGCAAACACCGAAGAAGTTATAGGACTTAATGCCCGGGATTATATATTCGTAAATCCCGAAGATAGAGTGGTATTCCAGCAATTGATTGAAAGAAAAGGATACGTGAAAGAATTCGAAACACAGATGCGAAAGAGAAACGGTTCAATAATCGACATAAGCATAACAGCTTTGATAAGACGTAACAAAAGAGGATATGCTGCCCAGCAAGAATATTTTGTGATAGACATCACGGATAAGAAAAGAATCCAGCGAATCCTCCAGGAATCAGAAGAAAAACACAGAACAGTGTTGGAAAATTCGCTCGTTGGTATCTGTTTTCACCAAAACGGTCTCTTCCAGTACCTAAATAGAAGATTGGTCACTATGCTGGGCTACAACTCAGCAGAAGAACTCGTAGGAAAACCCTTTTGGGAACTGATACATCCTGATGACCGAGAAACCGTTAAGAAGAGAGGTATCCAGCGACAAAAAAAACAGTTCCAGCCGCAACAGTACGCATTTCGAGCCCTCCGAAAAGATGGCTCAGTTATGTGGGCTGAGCTTTGGGCAAGCCCGGCTACCTTCCGAGGGCACCCAGCTGTTGTCGTTTTTGTAGCAGATATTTCGGAGCGACTGCGTGCTGAAGAGGAAATCAGACATCTCTATAGGAGATTGATAGAGGTGAGTGAGGAGGAGAAGAAAAAACTGGCCGCAGATCTTCACGACGAATTAGGACAAAATCTAACCTCTCTACATTTTGGACTCGAAGTGCTCGAGATGTCTCTGCCAGAAGAGGAACTAATCCAGAGGGAACGGTGTCGTACATTAATCAAACAGGTAGAGAAAATGGCCGAACATATAAGAAAAAAAATCTCCATCCTAAGGCCGGACGTCATTGACCATCTTGGACTTATCCCGGCGATGGAATGGTACATTCAGGATTACACTCGTGACAGGCAAGGACTAAACGTATCATTTGAAGCCATTGGATTTAAAAGACGTCCACCGTTACAAACAGAAATTGTTCTTTACAGGGTTTTTCAGGAATGCATGACAAACATAGCAAAACATGCCCGGGCAACGGAGGTAAAAATCTTGCTAGTATTCAACTATCCCAGCATAATTCTAAGTATTAGGGACAATGGCGTGGGCTACAATCCAGAAAATCTACATAATGAAAGGGGCAAACCCCGCGGAGTGGGCATACTGAGTATGAGGGAAAGGGTAAGTTCCGTCGGTGGATCCTTAAGCATCACCTCGGCACCAGGCAAAGGAACAAGCGTAAGGGTAGAGATCCCCATAGGAGACTAA